CTCCTCTGCTAGCTAAAGCATTTTTACAAAAACACCTGCAATAATTACTGAAGCAATAGTTACAGTTGTAAACCCGCCAACTAACATCTTTGGTAGCATAACATCTGTAGCATATTTTGTTTCCTCTTCATCCTCTGTTGCTGATTTTATAGCTTCTATCGTCAATATATAATCAGCAGGGAAACCATAAAGTGCTGTCATAGCTACTGAAAAAGCCATTTCCTTCGTATATCCAAGAAGCTTTCCAACTACTATCGATACTATAGCCATACCAGAAACTCCCACTATTATAATTCCAAAGAGAGGTCCTGCGATTTGACCTAACATATCTGGTGTTGCCTGCGATAGATTTGCAAATATAAATGCCATTAGAACTGTCATTAGCCATCCAAATGCATTAGCTTTGTTAAGAGCTCTTTCCTCTAAGAAACCTATTTCTCTACCTATAACACCAAACAATAGACATACAATAAATTGATTTAAATGAAGATAAGGTGCAGCTAATGTTGCTAACCAAGCAACTACTCCTAATTTAAGTAATATTACATAAGGTGTTTGATAAGACTCAGGTAGTGGCGGTATTATCCTCCAAGATTTAACCGGTTTTACTGTCTTTTCAGTCAAATCTTTTTCATTCGCACCATCTTTGTAATTTTTAATAACCCTTCTAGCTTCTTTTTTTAGCATCAATGCTGTAAGCGGATATCCAAAAAAGCCCTGCATGATATACATCGACGTAGCTAATACAGCTATTGTAGTAAGTCCTCTATCATTTGCTGCTCCACTCATCAATATGGATGCCACTACACCTCCTGTAAGTGGTGGAGTAGCTGCTACTACTGCTTCAAAGCCAAATAGCATCTTTCCTATAGTCATCGTCATAAGACATATCCCAACTACACCTGAAAGTGCTATCACAACAGTTTTCCACTGCCCTAAAAGTTCTCTTACGCTCATAAGCGTACCCATATGTGTAAGTAGTAAGTACATAGATAGATATACAACAGGCTTTGCAAACGAACTCTGTGTCATCAAATCTGCTGGCAAAACCGTCCAAAAACCTATCAAAAATAAAAGTGCTGAAACAAATACTGACGGTATAAATGCTTTGGTTTTCTTTGATACTATTTCCCCAATCGTCAAAACCAATAATACGATTGAAAATGCTGCTATAACGCTAAACATTTCAATTCCCCCATTCCTTTTTTTATTCACAACCCCGTGATTAATTTCAGTTTATCAATTTTTACCTTCAAATTCATTGTGAATAAAACCAATATTTCGATAAAATTATTGTGGTATAATAACAATATAAAAGGAGGGATTCTTTTGAAAAAGGAAAGATTAGAGGTTTTAATAGAATCATCAAGGCTACTAAATTCATCAAGAGATACTCAATACATACTAGATCATCTATTAGCTACATCTCTAGAACATATAGTTTCTGGAGATGCTGCAGTTATATTTTTGTACAATGAATCTACTAAATTTTTGGAAGTGAAAGCTATGGATGGATTCGATGAAGAAGTTAGTGAAGTAAAATTAGCGCCAGGCGAATCTATAACTGGAATGACATTTTCTGAACAAAAATCAATATTGCTAGAGTCAAATTCTGCCATAAATGAATATACAAAATCAATGAGTCCTGAAAATAAAAATTTACTAGAATACACCTACGAAACTCTATTTCCAAAAATAAATAGTTCAATAAGTTGTCCTCTCATATTTGACGACCATTGCCTTGGAGTAATAATAGTCGATAGTTTTTCTGAAATACCTATGACAAATGATGATTTAGAATTTTTAAAAAGCATATCCATACAAGCTACTATAGCTATACAAAATAGATTAGCTCTTGAAACACAAATCAATCAAAAAAATGATCTTCAAAAATACACTGCGATAATAGAAGAACAAAGCAAAAATCAGCTTTTTGCACTTCGCCTCAGCAATCAATTTACTCAAATGATATTATCAGGTTCATCAATAAGCGATTTATTAAATGAATTGAGTAAAATGATTAGTTTAGACATATTTTTGCTAGATAATTTCTACAATATTTCTCATCATTCCATTGAAAAATCAGATCTATTTGGTTCAATAAAAAAGAACAGAGCCCGCATATCACAAACTCTATCTAAAATATCAAATAGTTATTATGATTTAGATAATCATAGCGAAAAAATATACTTTTATCCAATAGCTATTTCTAATGAAATTCTTGGATGGCTTGGTGTATTATCTAACACTCCACTTAAAGATATAAAACCTATACTCGCAATAGAAAGATTCGTACTCGTCATAGCTTTAGAACTACTAAAAGATTATGAAAAACAACAGGTAGAACAAAGTATCCGAGGAAATTTCTTAGATGAGATAATAGACTATCCTACCGAAGATAGCTTAGATAGATTTTCAAAGCAATTCGGATTCAATCTAAATAAATCTCATAAAATGTTGATATTCGACTGGCTTGGACATGAACGATTTTTAAATCTACCTCCTAGATATAGATTTAATTATCTTCGCCATATCTATGATCATCTATCCGTTAAATTTCTAAAATATTTCCCCAATACATTGTCTTTTATACAGGAAAATAAATTAATCTTTGTACTAGAAATAAATAAAGTTACTATTTCAAATTACTCTGAAAATCTCATAGATAATCTATTTAATTTTGAAAATTTTCCTGAGCTAAAAATACACAGCAACAGTGACTTTGCAGTAGGTATCGGGCACAGTGTTTCTAATCCTCTTTTACTAAGTGAAAGTCTAGAAAATGCGCGCTTAGCTATAAAGCTTGGTCTTGATGAAAATATTTTAAATCCGCCAAGTATACCTGTATTCTATTTTGAATCACTAATGATAAAAGGACTTTTATCCCATATCCCTTCAAGAGAGGCTAAAATTTTTATTCATCGAGTACTAGGACCATTAATTGACTCTAAAAAAAATACACACCAAACGTTATTTGAAACGCTTGATGTGTATATTCGTTCTGGTTGCAATTGGTCCTTTACTCGCGACTCATTGTCTATTCATGGAAATACTTTAACTCATAGGCTCAAGCGAATACAAGCGATATTAGCCTCTGACTTAAGCAATTATGAAGACAAGCTGAGCATAGAAATAGCTTTAGAATTACTTAGACAATTCTAATTCCTTTGTGAACTCAATATATTTCATATCTTTTAATTCTTTTTGCTCTACACTTTTTAAACCATCTTCAACATATAGTGTATATATTGCCCCTGACTTATAAGGTTTTTGAGCTCTTATCTCCAATTTTCTAGAGCTCTTTTGAAAAACCTTTGTCGGGTGCTTCTCTCCAGTAAATGTAGTCACATATATCATATCATCTATATTATCTGGCATTTCAACACCTTGATTAAAAACTATAGTCCAAACCTTGTTCTCATCTCGTATGACCTTAGTATCAATATGTTTATGTCCAAATTTCGTTATATCTAAATCGAATTTTTCATAGGGTGACTTTGTAGATAACTCTTCTATATATTCCTCATCATCGACCATCATTGTATTTACATATCCTCCATCACCTATGACTAGCTGTACTATGTCATTTTCACAGATCTCTCCAAACAATACTGAATTTTCATCCGTATAGACATGAATTCTTTCGTATCCATTTATATCCAAGCTCTCTATATCTCCAACTTCATAATCTCCGTAGCCTAAAAGATACTCCCCCTCTTCAAGCTTTGAAATAACTTGATAAGCCGTATCAGAATTGCCATTTTCTAATAACAATTCGATGTCTTTTAGCTCCCTAATATTCCTGTATTCATCAATTTTCACACCGGTAAGTTTAAGTATATTTCCCATACTAATAAATTCCGATTTACTATAAATCCAATCAGCCGTAGTCTCGTATATATATTGTTCATCATTTTCATCATAAAAATAAGCTTTGGCATCAGATCCCTTTATATCGGCACTTTCAAACCTAAGCATTTTAGAATCTATCTCATTCAAATCCTCTTCTATATCAATTAGTTTTTCGTCCGAATACTCATCTTTCATAAAAATCATTTTTTCTACGATATTTTCAGAATTCAAATAAACAATAACGTAATCGCCAGTCTCCCACGTACTACAAATGCCACCGCATACTATTTCTTTATAATCTTTTATATTGTCAAAAAAATCCTCAGTTGTCTTTGGAACTTCATCGCATGCGTATTTCTTGAATTCAGTAAAAATATTTCTAGTATACGACTTAATTTCACCTGTATCCACTTTCTTAATTTTGAAATTTACAGAATTACCATCACTAAATATACCTTCAAACTGACCTAAAAAGACTTCATCTTCTTGTACCCACTGCTTGACACTTGAAGCCGCATTTATATTCGATGCGGCAAATGTACTATCAATAGGCATAGAAATATTTAAGCCAATCACTAAAGTAAACAATGCTATTTTAATTATGTATTTTTTCATGTTATTCCCTCCCGAAACATAAACCAACTCATTTTCAGTATACTAGTGTTTAAGAAGAAATTCAATA
This region of Tissierellales bacterium genomic DNA includes:
- a CDS encoding helix-turn-helix domain-containing protein encodes the protein MKKERLEVLIESSRLLNSSRDTQYILDHLLATSLEHIVSGDAAVIFLYNESTKFLEVKAMDGFDEEVSEVKLAPGESITGMTFSEQKSILLESNSAINEYTKSMSPENKNLLEYTYETLFPKINSSISCPLIFDDHCLGVIIVDSFSEIPMTNDDLEFLKSISIQATIAIQNRLALETQINQKNDLQKYTAIIEEQSKNQLFALRLSNQFTQMILSGSSISDLLNELSKMISLDIFLLDNFYNISHHSIEKSDLFGSIKKNRARISQTLSKISNSYYDLDNHSEKIYFYPIAISNEILGWLGVLSNTPLKDIKPILAIERFVLVIALELLKDYEKQQVEQSIRGNFLDEIIDYPTEDSLDRFSKQFGFNLNKSHKMLIFDWLGHERFLNLPPRYRFNYLRHIYDHLSVKFLKYFPNTLSFIQENKLIFVLEINKVTISNYSENLIDNLFNFENFPELKIHSNSDFAVGIGHSVSNPLLLSESLENARLAIKLGLDENILNPPSIPVFYFESLMIKGLLSHIPSREAKIFIHRVLGPLIDSKKNTHQTLFETLDVYIRSGCNWSFTRDSLSIHGNTLTHRLKRIQAILASDLSNYEDKLSIEIALELLRQF